In the Nitrosarchaeum sp. genome, one interval contains:
- a CDS encoding amidohydrolase family protein has protein sequence MIIDCHVHVNQYELIQHISSLDDRVDELQKEMTSNNVDYAIILSSYKTNSARPSAKQIIDAIKKYDNLGVVAGFSIDNHTDDDLKNYKTWIKEGLVKGLKIYSGYEHYYPYDERYQKVYDICVEFGIPAMFHTGDTYSPKGKLRYSRPLNLDDVAVDNPELKIVMCHLGNPWIQDAQEVIYKNKNVYADISGLVIGSFDHFFEKMIKEKVAELINYAGEPKYLLYGTDWPISSMDSYLNFVAKLKIKQEFRDKFMYKNAKELFKIS, from the coding sequence ATGATCATCGATTGTCATGTTCATGTGAATCAATACGAGCTCATTCAACATATTTCTTCTTTAGATGATAGGGTAGATGAACTTCAAAAAGAAATGACAAGCAACAATGTCGATTATGCTATTATTTTATCCTCTTACAAAACAAACTCGGCTAGGCCTTCAGCAAAACAGATCATTGATGCAATTAAAAAATATGATAATCTTGGAGTCGTTGCTGGATTTTCCATTGACAATCACACTGATGATGATTTAAAAAATTACAAAACTTGGATTAAAGAGGGACTAGTAAAAGGACTCAAAATCTATTCTGGTTATGAGCATTATTATCCATATGATGAAAGATATCAAAAAGTATACGATATTTGTGTTGAATTTGGGATCCCTGCAATGTTTCACACTGGGGATACATACAGTCCAAAAGGAAAACTTCGTTATTCTCGTCCGTTAAACCTTGATGATGTTGCAGTAGATAATCCCGAACTAAAAATTGTAATGTGTCATCTAGGAAATCCTTGGATTCAAGACGCACAAGAAGTAATTTATAAAAATAAAAATGTCTATGCTGATATCTCTGGTCTCGTTATAGGTAGCTTTGATCACTTTTTTGAAAAAATGATCAAAGAAAAAGTTGCTGAGCTAATTAATTATGCAGGAGAACCAAAATACCTACTTTATGGAACTGATTGGCCTATCAGTTCAATGGATTCATATCTTAACTTTGTTGCAAAACTGAAAATCAAACAGGAATTTAGAGATAAATTCATGTACAAAAATGCAAAAGAATTGTTTAAAATCTCATAA
- a CDS encoding GNAT family N-acetyltransferase: protein MSDQTRKNKVIIRNTIKKDIPKIVELQKAAFPYMAAKGVYWKPEQLEAHLKVFPEGQFVADYDGKIVGSCSSLIVKFNPEYKEHTWKEACGDSIFSAHNPKGDSLYGADISTHPDNRRLGVATKIYDARKALAIKLNLRRIIAGARLFNYCEFAKELSPLEYVQKVLKHEIREPVLEFQVKNGFKFIKILDDYMKDPRSLNHATFIEWINPNYKVK, encoded by the coding sequence ATGTCTGATCAAACTCGTAAAAATAAAGTAATCATTCGAAATACGATAAAAAAAGACATACCAAAAATTGTAGAATTGCAAAAGGCAGCATTTCCCTATATGGCAGCAAAAGGCGTATACTGGAAACCTGAACAATTAGAAGCACATCTCAAAGTATTTCCAGAAGGCCAATTTGTGGCTGATTATGATGGCAAGATTGTTGGTTCATGTAGTAGTTTAATTGTGAAATTTAATCCTGAATACAAAGAACATACTTGGAAAGAAGCTTGCGGTGATAGTATCTTTTCAGCACATAACCCAAAAGGAGATTCATTGTATGGTGCAGATATCTCGACACACCCAGATAACCGACGATTAGGCGTAGCAACTAAAATTTATGATGCCCGAAAAGCACTTGCAATAAAACTCAATTTACGTAGAATTATTGCAGGTGCAAGATTATTCAACTATTGTGAATTTGCAAAAGAACTATCTCCTCTTGAATATGTTCAAAAAGTCTTGAAACATGAAATTAGGGAACCTGTTTTAGAATTTCAAGTTAAAAATGGTTTCAAATTTATAAAAATTCTTGATGATTATATGAAGGATCCACGATCACTTAACCACGCCACTTTTATTGAATGGATTAATCCAAATTACAAAGTAAAATGA